The Candidatus Nanogingivalaceae bacterium DNA segment CGATATCTTTGCCGAAATGTTCTTCAATTTCATCTAATGGTGTTTCTGTGTCTTCTACAACGTCGTGTAAAACCCCTGCAATAATCGTATCAATATCCATACCCCATTCAACTAAAAAGCTAGCCACTTTTAATGGGTGCGTTATATATTCTTCGCCAGATTTTCGCATTTGACCTTTATGTTTTTCGGTTGCAAAATCAATAGCTTCTTCTAATTTTTTTATATCTTCCGCAGAATAAAACGGTTTCGCAATTCTTAAGAGTTCAGCCTTTTCCATATATTAATTATACATAAATTCCAAAAAAAATCAATTATTCCATTTGACTTTTATGGATAAATATTGTAATATATAAAAATACGAAAGTTGAACATTTCAAATTGATTTTCGATTTTTTTAGGAGGTGCTAACATGGCACAAGAACCGTTGAGAGAATTAACAGACAACTTACTGTCTCTGTTTAAGGAAATTGTCGCATCTGAGTGTGAAGAGCAAAGTCAAAGAATAGATTTGCTCGAAATGAAAGTAAATAAAATATATACTTTCTTTTTCGAATCACAAAAGCTGATTAACTCTATACTTGCGGTAGAAGAAAACAAGGAGGACTATCAAATAATCCAAACCGAAAAACCTTCGGAATTAAAATTTGATCATCCAAAAGTTGATAATTTTGAGGAAAGTAGCCCCATAAAAAAAGACTACATAAGCCGAATAGCCAACATAAGGAGTAGATTCCCAGAACAATACCTTGATATAGTGAAAGAAACTAAAGTTTGTATTTTTAGAAAAAACAGCAAGAAAGGCTTAACCCATACGAAAAATACTTATTTACCATTTTTCACACAAGGCTCTTTAGTAAGTAATCTATCCTCTAATGATGACACATCTCTCAAATCCATTAAGAGATATTTAAGAAATGACGAATTTAGATATGTCATCATACACAAAAAGGAAGCAACAGATAATCTTCTGAAAAATATCAGAAAACTGGACGCAGAAGATTATTTTAGAGTATTGATTGTACAAACTCATAAACCGATGTATTCAATATTCAACAATATAATCAGCAATAGAATGGAGGCTGATAGAAAGAGAAAATCAAAATAAACTGAGCAATATGCTCAGTTTTTATTTTATATAATTATATTTATTATCTCAATTCAAATCTATAATTATTTTTCATTCCAGCGAGCGATTGATTCCGCAATAACTTCTTTTGCTTCTTCGATATCGCCAAATTTTTCAACCTTAGTTGTACCAGCTTTTTTCAAATCTTTATAGTGATTAAAGTGGAATTCAATCTGTTTAATAAGCTGCTCTGGCAAATCCGCCAAAGTCTTATATGCATTACCAGTATCACGATCATCTGCTGGAACAGCGATAATTTTGTCATCAACTTCACCATCGTCGACAAACTTCATCACACCAAGAATTCGTGCTTCCAAGAAAATTCCAGTCGTGAGCGGATCATTTGTGATAAGCAAAACATCCAATTCGTCACCATCTTCATCAAGAGTTTGTGGGATAAATCCGTAATTTGTAGGTTTTGCAAAAACTTTTGGCTCCACACGATCTAGTTGCATCACAGCCAATTCACGATTCCATTCAATCTTATGAGTTGAGCCAGTAGGAATTTCAACCACAACATTAATAATTCCGTCTTGATAATTTCCAGGTGTTAAAATTTTATTAAAATCAGCCATATTTTCCTTTCTTTTCTTTCTCTAATTTTAACAAAAAAACAACTTGTTTTCAAGATCTGGCCATACATTGACATAAAAAGACATATATGATATAATTTAAAAATCACAAATGAAGGAGGTCTCAAAAATGGGACTTAAAAATTCAGCACATTTCATTGGTATTATTAGAGGTAATTTTATCGAATTACGTGATTACGACGATATTCAAGATCTGCAAGATGGGACTATGATTATTATTTTTACGCCCACTTTAGATGAACAAGAAGCGCTCAGAAAATTAATCGCAATATTCAAAGGCTTAACTCAATCCAAACTGCAATCCGAAATTAATAGTTTCGAAAGAATTCCAAACCTTTTCGAACCAGATTTCTTAAAAAACTTAGGAATGTCTCGTCAGGCCCGAATTACTAAAAAATCTAGGGAGAACGAAATTCTATTAAAAAAATATCGCACCCCGGTTGTTAGCACTAAAAAACGCTTCCAATCACGAAAAATACCAATGACATCAAAAAAATAAAGGAGAGCGGATATTTGCTCTCTTATTCTTTATTCGCAAGTTCGACCAAACTCGCTTCCATCGATTTTTGTGTTCGGCGACGAGTTTGAGTTTTAGGCTTTTGGCTTTTTTCCTTAGTCTTTGATGTATTTTTTGCGCTCGGTTTTGCTTTGACCGCCCTCTTATTCTTTTTACTTCGAGATTCAACATTATTTTTTTTCGAAACTTCTACTTGTGTATTTTGCACAGGCTTTTCGACTTTCGAATTTTTAACAGCACGACCTTTACTTTTCGTATTTTCGATTTTTGCTTTTTTAACGCCCACTGGTCGTGCAAACATCATTTTTCCCGCAGCAGTTTGAAGTGAACGAATAAATTCTACCTCACTAATTGTTCCAATTAAATTTTCGCCGTTTTCAACAACAACCATTGTACCATCAGGTAAATGTCCGATACCTTGCTTTTTCTCATTTCCTTTTTGGGTAATTTCAAGCATGATTTTTTCACCCGGCAGATAATCCGCTCTAACAGACTGAACGAGTTCATTGATATTTAAAACCTCAATTCCTTCAACCTTAGCAACTTTATTAAGATTGTAATCTGCTGTCAAAATTTCAGCATTCATTTTTTTAGCCAACGAAAGCAATCGATTATCAACCCCCTCTGAAGCAGAATTTCCATCAGCTAAAATACTTACTGTCACCTTTTCTTCGCTCTGAAGGGCTGAAATAATATCTAGCCCATATCTTGCTCGAACCCGTTTTTCATCATCTCCACCATCAGCTAAAATCTGTAATTCGCCAACAACACTTCGAGGAATTAAAATATCAAAATTAATAAACCCAGTTCTTGCTACTGCCAAAAAACGCCCGTCGATTAAAATTGAAGTATCGACTAGTATTTGCTTTTTTGCTTTCGAAATTAATGGCTTATCCTTTTTAAGATCAAACCAAATTCCGCAAACAATAAATAAAATTAAAACTAATAAAAATGTTTCCATAAAATAATATCCTTTTATTGTAAATATTTAATTAAGGCTTCGCGCAAATCACGCACCGCTGTCACAAAGCTATCTTTCGAAGAATTTTTTGGCGCAAGCGCATTCGTAAAACCAAGTTTTTTAGCTTCCGCAATTCTTCTTTCTGCTTGAGAAACCGTTCGAATTTCACCACCCAAACCAACTTCACCAAATACCACAACACCATCAGAAAGTTTACGTTTAGCTGCCGCCGAAGCAATCGCCATCGCAACAGCCAAATCTGCCGCACGATCATCAAGCTTAAGCCCGCCCACAACGTTAATATGCACATCTTTATCACTTAAGTCTAATTTTGTGCGTCGCTGAAGAACCGCAATCAATAAATTAAGTCGATTAATATCAAATCCGCTTGCAGCTCTTTTTGGATAACCAAAATTTGAGGTGGTAACTAAAGCCTGAATTTCCACTAAAATTGGCCGCGTACCTTCAAGTGTAGCCATAATTATTGACCCATCGGTATTTTGTCGCTCTGCCAAAAGAGCAGCTGAAGGATTTTCGACAATCTTCAATCCATTATCAACCATTTCGAAAATAGCTGCTTCGCTGGTTGAGCCATAACGATTTTTAACCGCTCTAACTACTTTGAAACCACCATATCGGTCGCCTTCAAAGTTAAGAACAACATCCACTAAATGTTCGAGAGTTTTGGGTCCAGCAATTGAACCCTCTTTGGTAATATGGCCGACCAAAACAACCGCTGTTCCAGATTTTTTCGCAGCCCGAATAATTAAATTAGATGAATTTGTGATTTGCGAAACCGTTCCCGGTGCGCTTGAAACTTCTTCCATCGCTAAGGTTTGAATCGAATCAATTATAACTAAATCAAAATTGCCTTCACGAATAGTTGCCGAAATATCATCAGCTGAAGTTGAACTGGCGAATTTCAATTTATTCGATCCCGAAGCACCGAGTCGTTGAGCTCTTAAAGCAACCTGTTCCGCAGACTCTTCACCCGAAACATACAATACTGGTCGAGAGCTGGCAATGAAAGATGATACTTGCATTAAGAGTGTTGATTTGCCAATTCCTGGTTGACCAGCAATCAATAACACACCCGCCGGCAAAATTCCACCCCCCAAGACAGTATCCAGATCTTTTATTCCGCTAGAAATCCTTTCCTGCTTCTTTTCAGAAATAATCTCATTTAAATTTTGCACATCCAAAATGCGCCCGGTTTTAGCACTTTTACTAATTGCATCCTTACCGGAAGATTCACTAACCTGCTCGACTAGTGTGTTCCAGCGGCCACAATTTTCGCATTTTCCCGACCATTTTGGATAACTAGCTCCACATTCTTGACATACAAACTTTGTTTTTAACTTCGCCACTAGTCTATTTTACCATATGTTAATTATTTTTCGAAATTACAAGCTTGGTGAGCTTAAATTCGAGTTCATGCTTTTATATAGTTCATTTTGTTGAATGGAAACTTGATTTAACTCTTCTACTTTCGAATTGTAGTTGTTTACTAAATTATTAATAGCTGTTCGCCACGCCTCTATTTGCCGAATTCTCGCCAAAAGCTTTGCTCGATCCGCATTAAAAGCTTGTTGAGTCTCATAATACCCGCTCTTTGCATTAGAATTAAAATTTGCAATATCCGAATTAATTTTCTTAATATCATCTGAATACTTCACGTTTAAGGCTTCAATTTGCTCTTTTTCGGCCTTTAATTCATTACTTAGCTTTTCGGCTTGATTTTTTAGGTTTTTAAGGTTATTGTCATAACTCTGATATATTTGCACAATCTCTTTTCGATTTTGAAAAAACTTAGCATAATGACTTTCGAGTTCTTTCGAAATATTCGCATATTCAGTACCAATTAAAGAGTGTAGCTCGTTTATTTTTTCACCAGGCTCAGTCTTTTCGTAAGACTGCATAAGCTTTTCAAACTCCGGGGTTTTATTTTTTTCGTATTCAGCCTCAAGAAGATTGCCGATTTTTATCCGCTCATCCCGACTCATCCTTTGCCAAATTGCATGCAAAAGCTCATGTGCCGCAGTCACATCCTTAATTCCATCGAGTTTAGTATTTACAACATTGTATACATGAATTTTTTCAGCTCGATAACATCCTAAAACTGCTGAATCCCCTTCACTATTTTTACAATTACCATTAAACTCTGCCGAATCTTCAACTTGAGGATTCGAAGCATAAAAAATAGTCTTGCCTGTGTCTGTTGGTTTTATTCTTTGAACGATTTGGGTGATGTCAGTTGTCGGTTTATAATTTTTTGCGGCAATATAATCTAAAATACCACGCCAATTTAAAAATGTAAAAGCTACCGATCCAGAAATTAAAACAAACGATAAAATCGCTCCAAATACCTTAAAAAAAGTTTTATGTTGAAAATTCATATCATAACCATTATAATATTTTTATGAGAAAAAAGCAAAATATCTTTCGAAAGCGACAAACGATTGGTTTAAGCATTTTATTTTTAATTGCGATTGGTGTAGTTTTTTCAATGCCCGATTTCTGGAAGATACCAAAAAATAATAATTCTTCGAATCAAAATATAAATCAATCTTTAGACGCATTGAGTTCTCTCGAAGTCAAAGGACGCGCACCAAAAACTGGCTATTCTCGCGATCAATACGGTAAGGGTTGGGCGAAAGATTCAAGCGGATGCGATACTCGAAATCGAATACTGAAGCGTGATTTAACTAATATTGTTGAAAATTCTGACTGTAAAATTATTAGCGGAACACTAAACGACCCATATACCGGAAAAACTATTGATTTTTCACGTAAACAAAACGCTTCTGCTATACAAATCGATCATGTTGTTGCACTTTCTGACGCCTGGCAAAAAGGCGCTCAACAACTATCAAAAGAAAAACGTATCGAAATTGCCAATGATCCGTTAAATTTATT contains these protein-coding regions:
- a CDS encoding inorganic diphosphatase, which translates into the protein MADFNKILTPGNYQDGIINVVVEIPTGSTHKIEWNRELAVMQLDRVEPKVFAKPTNYGFIPQTLDEDGDELDVLLITNDPLTTGIFLEARILGVMKFVDDGEVDDKIIAVPADDRDTGNAYKTLADLPEQLIKQIEFHFNHYKDLKKAGTTKVEKFGDIEEAKEVIAESIARWNEK
- the radA gene encoding DNA repair protein RadA; translated protein: MAKLKTKFVCQECGASYPKWSGKCENCGRWNTLVEQVSESSGKDAISKSAKTGRILDVQNLNEIISEKKQERISSGIKDLDTVLGGGILPAGVLLIAGQPGIGKSTLLMQVSSFIASSRPVLYVSGEESAEQVALRAQRLGASGSNKLKFASSTSADDISATIREGNFDLVIIDSIQTLAMEEVSSAPGTVSQITNSSNLIIRAAKKSGTAVVLVGHITKEGSIAGPKTLEHLVDVVLNFEGDRYGGFKVVRAVKNRYGSTSEAAIFEMVDNGLKIVENPSAALLAERQNTDGSIIMATLEGTRPILVEIQALVTTSNFGYPKRAASGFDINRLNLLIAVLQRRTKLDLSDKDVHINVVGGLKLDDRAADLAVAMAIASAAAKRKLSDGVVVFGEVGLGGEIRTVSQAERRIAEAKKLGFTNALAPKNSSKDSFVTAVRDLREALIKYLQ
- a CDS encoding HNH endonuclease family protein; its protein translation is MRKKQNIFRKRQTIGLSILFLIAIGVVFSMPDFWKIPKNNNSSNQNINQSLDALSSLEVKGRAPKTGYSRDQYGKGWAKDSSGCDTRNRILKRDLTNIVENSDCKIISGTLNDPYTGKTIDFSRKQNASAIQIDHVVALSDAWQKGAQQLSKEKRIEIANDPLNLLAVDGPANQQKGDSDAASWLPSNKNFRCTYVKRQIDVKKKYSLWITQAEKSAMQDVLSSC